The Triticum dicoccoides isolate Atlit2015 ecotype Zavitan chromosome 6A, WEW_v2.0, whole genome shotgun sequence genome has a window encoding:
- the LOC119315449 gene encoding putative ripening-related protein 5 — protein sequence MATARALATMAIFLLVALSTSHIASSLRPGLGVCRASGYLPGKSGNCEKSNDPDCCEDGKSYPQYHCSPPVTATTKAVLTLNSFEKGKDGGGPSECDNAYHSDEEMVVALSTGWFKNMARCGHRIKITANGNSVYAKVVDECDSVYGCDEDHNYEPPCANNIVDASPAVWNALGLDENVGMEGITWSDE from the coding sequence ATGGCCACTGCAAGAGCTCTAGCCACCATGGCAATTTTCCTCCTGGTGGCCCTCTCCACCTCCCACATCGCGTCCTCGCTCCGCCCAGGTCTCGGTGTGTGCCGTGCAAGTGGCTACCTTCCAGGAAAGTCGGGAAACTGTGAGAAGAGCAACGACCCCGACTGTTGCGAGGATGGCAAGAGCTACCCGCAGTACCACTGCTCGCCACCGGTCACCGCAACCACCAAGGCCGTCTTGACGCTCAACAGCTTCGAGAAGGGCAAGGACGGCGGCGGTCCATCCGAGTGTGACAACGCCTACCACAGCGATGAGGAGATGGTCGTTGCGCTCTCCACTGGCTGGTTCAAGAACATGGCCCGTTGCGGGCAccgcatcaagatcaccgccaatgGCAACTCTGTGTATGCCAAGGTGGTGGACGAGTGCGACTCCGTCTATGGCTGCGACGAGGACCACAACTACGAGCCCCCGTGTGCCAACAACATTGTTGACGCGTCTCCTGCAGTGTGGAATGCCTTGGGGCTCGACGAGAACGTTGGCATGGAGGGCATCACCTGGTCCGATGAGTGA
- the LOC119315448 gene encoding putative ripening-related protein 5, whose translation MATARALATMAIFLLVTLSTAHIASSLRSGLGVCHASGYLPGKSGNCEKSNDPDCCEDGKRYPQYHCSPPVTATTKAVLTLNSFEKGKDGGGPSECDNSYHSDKEMVVALSTGWFKNMARCGHRIKISANGKSVYAKVVDECDSVYGCDEDHNYEPPCANNIVDASPAVWNALGLDQNVGMEGITWSDE comes from the coding sequence ATGGCCACTGCAAGAGCTCTAGCCACCATGGCAATCTTCCTCCTGGTGACGCTCTCCACCGCCCACATCGCGTCCTCACTCCGCTCGGGTCTCGGTGTCTGCCATGCGAGTGGCTACCTTCCAGGAAAGTCGGGCAACTGTGAGAAGAGCAACGACCCAGACTGTTGCGAGGATGGCAAGAGGTACCCGCAGTACCACTGCTCGCCGCCGGTCACCGCAACCACCAAGGCCGTCTTGACGCTCAACAGCTTCGAGAAGGGCAAGGACGGCGGCGGTCCGTCCGAGTGTGACAATTCCTACCACAGCGATAAGGAGATGGTCGTTGCGCTCTCCACCGGCTGGTTCAAGAACATGGCCCGTTGCGGGCACCGCATCAAGATCAGCGCCAATGGCAAGTCTGTGTATGCCAAGGTGGTGGACGAGTGTGACTCCGTCTATGGCTGCGACGAAGACCACAACTACGAGCCCCCGTGTGCTAACAACATCGTTGACGCCTCTCCTGCGGTGTGGAATGCCTTGGGGCTCGACCAGAACGTCGGCATGGAGGGCATCACCTGGTCTGATGAGTAG